A window of the Hevea brasiliensis isolate MT/VB/25A 57/8 chromosome 6, ASM3005281v1, whole genome shotgun sequence genome harbors these coding sequences:
- the LOC110670109 gene encoding uncharacterized protein LOC110670109 encodes MTPAQPLMDIHPDYEHHSTKVEVDIDDETILAKSDGMRSKCVDNCGETVGERGTLLDEQTKPMDPEDVEVDIITYKNSKETRSAGPEDPDATEYSSSFANTFSDDEKCSGRSETEVESQFLGDSYLASPYDAFSSIFKTRKKLTNHWRSFIRPLMWRCKWTELKIKEIESQALKYARKLAAYEQRKHSRIYQSTFEDCCSKLSPFSNQCYRRRAIKRRKRKRIEDTTDTSSYMLHHSLFSYLDNKRSNPDGSSMVDDFDNAAITECHADCSYKFGNENEQLSFELEDDNNFLEQVLWKIEIMQSQIHKLRNQLDVVMSENATAFSSSENPRLLAPCDGHTSSAASPTFPAGNGDTMSIEAMHNANQQISGCDIGDLIMPDSAISSCGETIEVPDLIESTVGMLAADDVTFHQPQIGDSCEDIVDNVLTHTESTKGERDTFIGTDNQLLEKHHEQEKGEEESTNPCPVTTLEPDPTAKTTFSEEQSTLKSCLASDFQFPKNKRKRGERKAGSGGWNKKCSGEPDSQ; translated from the exons ATGACTCCTGCACAGCCATTAATGGATATCCATCCAGACTATGAACATCATTCTACAAAAGTTGAAGTTGATATAGATGACGAAACTATCTTGGCAAAATCAGATGGAATGCGTTCAAAGTGCGTAGATAACTGTGGGGAAACAGTTGGTGAGAGAGGCACTCTTTTGGATGAACAAACTAAGCCAATGGACCCTGAAGATGTGGAAGTTGAcataattacatataaaaatagtAAGGAGACCAGATCAGCAGGACCTGAAGATCCAGATGCAACTGAATATTCAAGCTCATTTGCCAACACTTTTTCTGATGACGAGAAATGTTCTGGACGAAGTGAAACTGAAGTAGAATCACAATTTTTGGGTGACAGTTATTTGGCATCCCCATATGATGCATTTAGTAGCATTTTTAAAACAAG AAAGAAGTTAACGAATCACTGGAGGAGCTTCATACGTCCTCTGATGTGGCGTTGCAAATGGACAGaactgaaaattaaagaaattgagTCTCAAGCATTGAAATATGCCAGAAAACTTGCAGCATATGAACAGAGAAAACATTCACGAATCTATCAATCTACATTTGAAGATTGTTGTTCGAAGTTGTCACCATTTTCGAATCAGTGTTATAGAAGAAGGGCCATAAAGAGGAGGAAACGAAAGAGGATAGAAGACACAACTGATACATCGTCATATATGTTACATCATAGCCTTTTTTCTTATCTGG ATAACAAGAGATCTAATCCTGATGGAAGTTCAATGGTAGATGATTTTGACAATGCAG CAATAACAGAATGTCACGCTGATTGCAGCTACAAATTTGGCAATGAAAATGAACAATTATCTTTTGAGCTTGAAGATGATAATAATTTTTTGGAGCAAGTCCTTTGGAAAATTGAAATAATGCAATCACAGATTCACAAGTTGAGGAATCAACTTGATGTGGTGATGTCAGAAAATGCCACTGCATTTTCTTCCTCTGAGAATCCACGCCTTCTTGCTCCTTGTGATGGACATACTAGTTCTGCTGCTAGTCCTACATTCCCTGCTGGCAATGGAGACACAATGTCAATAGAAGCTATGCATAatgcaaatcaacaaatctcaggATGTGATATTGGAGATTTGATTATGCCTGATAGTGCCATATCAAGTTGTGGAGAGACTATCGAAGTACCTGATTTAATTGAAAGCACAGTTGGAATGTTGGCTGCTGATGATGTTACCTTCCATCAGCCACAAATTGGAGATTCATGTGAAGAT ATTGTGGATAATGTGTTGACACATACTGAATCAACCAAGGGAGAGAGAGACACTTTCATAGGGACAGATAATCAACTTCTAGAGAAGCATCACGAACAAGAGAAAGGAGAAGAAGAAAGCACCAATCCTTGTCCAGTTACTACCTTAGAACCAGATCCAACGGCAAAAACCACTTTCTCAGAGGAGCAATCAACTCTGAAATCATGTTTAGCCTCAGATTTCCAATTTCCAAAGAACAAGAGAAAGCGGGGAGAGAGGAAAGCTGGTTCTGGTGGTTGGAACAAGAAATGTTCAGGGGAACCTGACAGCCAGTGA